The following are encoded together in the Brassica napus cultivar Da-Ae chromosome A9, Da-Ae, whole genome shotgun sequence genome:
- the LOC106369087 gene encoding pathogenesis-related protein 5 isoform X1, protein MANFSGLHLLFLSFIIATGAVSVVSGTVFTIQNSCSFPVWPGILTGNGGAQLNDGGFTLNPGASVAVTAPAGWSGRIWGRTGCNFDGSGAGRCLTGDCGNKLKCAGAGGVPPVTLAEFTIGNGGAKDFYDVSLVDGYNVQMGVTTRGGSGDCQNIGCVADLNGRCPNELRVMNGANVVACKSACEAFGKPEYCCTGAFSTSATCPPTNYSRIFKGACPKAYSYAYDDASSTFTCANANYSIVFCPR, encoded by the exons ATGGCGAATTTCTCCGGTTTACACCTTCTCTTCTTATCCTTCATCATAGCTACAG GTGCAGTGTCCGTCGTCTCCGGTACCGTTTTCACCATCCAGAATAGCTGCAGTTTCCCAGTCTGGCCGGGAATCCTCACCGGTAACGGCGGCGCACAACTCAACGATGGCGGGTTTACCTTAAACCCCGGAGCTTCCGTCGCCGTAACCGCGCCTGCGGGATGGTCCGGACGAATCTGGGGCCGAACGGGCTGTAACTTCGACGGCTCAGGCGCCGGAAGATGTCTCACCGGCGACTGCGGCAACAAATTAAAATGCGCCGGCGCAGGAGGAGTTCCACCGGTCACGCTCGCCGAGTTCACCATCGGGAACGGCGGCGCGAAGGACTTCTACGACGTAAGCCTCGTCGACGGTTACAACGTCCAGATGGGAGTCACAACCCGAGGCGGCTCAGGCGATTGCCAAAACATTGGATGCGTTGCGGACCTGAACGGGCGCTGTCCGAACGAGCTCCGTGTTATGAATGGGGCAAATGTTGTGGCGTGTAAGAGCGCGTGCGAGGCTTTTGGAAAACCGGAGTATTGTTGCACCGGTGCGTTCAGTACATCGGCGACTTGTCCACCGACGAATTACTCGAGAATTTTTAAAGGAGCTTGCCCTAAGGCGTATAGCTATGCATACGACGACGCTTCGAGTACTTTTACTTGCGCCAATGCTAACTATTCTATCGTTTTCTGTCCTAGATAA
- the LOC106369087 gene encoding pathogenesis-related protein 5 isoform X2 has protein sequence MANFSGLHLLFLSFIIATVSVVSGTVFTIQNSCSFPVWPGILTGNGGAQLNDGGFTLNPGASVAVTAPAGWSGRIWGRTGCNFDGSGAGRCLTGDCGNKLKCAGAGGVPPVTLAEFTIGNGGAKDFYDVSLVDGYNVQMGVTTRGGSGDCQNIGCVADLNGRCPNELRVMNGANVVACKSACEAFGKPEYCCTGAFSTSATCPPTNYSRIFKGACPKAYSYAYDDASSTFTCANANYSIVFCPR, from the exons ATGGCGAATTTCTCCGGTTTACACCTTCTCTTCTTATCCTTCATCATAGCTACAG TGTCCGTCGTCTCCGGTACCGTTTTCACCATCCAGAATAGCTGCAGTTTCCCAGTCTGGCCGGGAATCCTCACCGGTAACGGCGGCGCACAACTCAACGATGGCGGGTTTACCTTAAACCCCGGAGCTTCCGTCGCCGTAACCGCGCCTGCGGGATGGTCCGGACGAATCTGGGGCCGAACGGGCTGTAACTTCGACGGCTCAGGCGCCGGAAGATGTCTCACCGGCGACTGCGGCAACAAATTAAAATGCGCCGGCGCAGGAGGAGTTCCACCGGTCACGCTCGCCGAGTTCACCATCGGGAACGGCGGCGCGAAGGACTTCTACGACGTAAGCCTCGTCGACGGTTACAACGTCCAGATGGGAGTCACAACCCGAGGCGGCTCAGGCGATTGCCAAAACATTGGATGCGTTGCGGACCTGAACGGGCGCTGTCCGAACGAGCTCCGTGTTATGAATGGGGCAAATGTTGTGGCGTGTAAGAGCGCGTGCGAGGCTTTTGGAAAACCGGAGTATTGTTGCACCGGTGCGTTCAGTACATCGGCGACTTGTCCACCGACGAATTACTCGAGAATTTTTAAAGGAGCTTGCCCTAAGGCGTATAGCTATGCATACGACGACGCTTCGAGTACTTTTACTTGCGCCAATGCTAACTATTCTATCGTTTTCTGTCCTAGATAA